The region GCGCAGCATCGCCGCGCCGCTGACGGCGACACCGGCTGGCGATCCGGTGCCTTCATCCAGTGTACTCAAGCGTCGGCGGCTCACTCAGGCATCGTTCGCGAACGGGCCCGAGCGCCCCGGTGTCGAAGCGCCGGCCCATCCGGTCCCTCCCCACCGCCGCGCCTCCCGCACCGTCAGCCGCGCAGCCGGTAGGCAAGCGGCGTCACACCGTAGCCACGCTTGAACTGCACGGAGAAATGACTGGCATTCTCGAAACCAACCGCAAGAGCAATCTGCAACACAGTGTGATCGGTGGCGCGCAGCAGTCTCGCCGCTTCGTCGAGCCGTAAACGCGTCACGAACTGATGCGGCGTCTCGCCGGTTTCGCGGCGAAACACCCGCGCGAAGTGAAAGCTGCTCAGCCCCGCCTGCGCGGCCAGCTCGTCGATCGCCAGATCGGCCGCGAGATGCGTACGGATGTAGTCGGTCACCCGGCGGATCCGCCGCGGCACCAGCCGTTCGGGTGGCGCGGGCAGCGCGGCGCCGGCCCGGCGCTCGCGCGAGTAGTGCTGCAGCAGATGCGCGGCGAGCGCGTGCATCAGCGCGTCGACGTAGAGCCGCGAGTCGGCCGGATCGGCGGCGGCGCGATGCAGCGCGGCGAGCGTCGCGGCGACGAACGGATCGTGAAACTGCATCGCGTCGCCGAGCGACAGTTCACGCGAACCGCCCAGCTCCATCTGTTGCGCGACGCTATCGATCAGGGCCCGCTCGATATGCAGATGAACGGTCGACAGCGGTTCGCCGCCGATCGAACGCCAGCGCCACGAAATCGGCGTGGGCGGCACGAACCAGACATCGCCCACGCGCAGGTCGGCGCTTTCCCAGCGCCCGTTCAGGTTGCGTTCGAGGTGTTCGGCGCCGCTCGCGAGCGTCATCAGCGTCAGGTCCTGCAGACCGGGCGCTTCCAGCAGTTCCTGCTCGTTCGGTTCGAGATACGAGCGCAATACCAGATGCCGCCATGGGCGGTCGACGCTCGACACCAGTTTCTGGCCCGCCATATAGCGATCGTAGGCGAGCGTCGTAGTCAGCTTTGGAATTCGTGCCATCACGTCTATTTCCAGGAGGTGCCGTATGCAAATGAAAGTCACTACACCCGCGCCGGTCCGTTGTCAGAGCAAGAACTCAAAAATGATAGCAAGGAACCGGCTACCGTAATTTTCGGAAATAGCTAATCATTCAGGTTGTCGTCTTTCACGCGTCTAGAACGCTGGAGCTACCGTTTCATGGAACACGAATGCGATACGCTGCCGCATTGGTTGACCGGCTCGCCGTCAGGTGAGGCCGGGCATCCGCAGGCAGCCTACAACGCCGTCGTCACCGCTCAACCGGCTTACCCGGCCGGCGCGCGGCAACCCGGCAAGTCGGCCCACGCGGCCGACGCATCGAGGGCGTCAAGCCGTACGTCGGCGAGCGCGGCGCCCACCGGTTTTCTCACGCTGTTTACCGAGGAGGAGATCGGCACGCCCTCGCCCGCGGCACGGCGAGCGGCGCCGGTCATCAGTCCGCTGGTGCGGTTCGGCAGTGCGCAGGACCGCATCGAATTCGTCAGGCAACGCATCAGGCAGTTGGGCTTCGACTCGTTCAGCTACACGGCCACGCGCACGTCCGCGCATCACAAGACGATGTTCGTGCTGACGAGCTACGAGTCGCAAAGCTGGCTCACGCGCTATTTCCGCGAGCGTTATTTCGAGCTCGACCCGCGCGTGGCGCTGGCCTCGCCCACCGGTTTGCCGTTCATCTGGAATACGGCCGACATGCGCGCCGACCTGCCGCGCGCGCAGATGCGCAGCGAGCGTCTGGGCGGCTTGATCGACATGCTGGAGGCGACCGGCCGCAAGAGCGGCATCCTCACGCAGATGCCGTTGCCGGAGCCGGAATTCACGGCGAGCCTGTGCTTCAACTCGGAGATCGGCAACCCGCGCTGGATGACGGAGTCGATCGTGGCGGAAACGCTGATGTTCGCGCATACGATCCACGAGTTCATCTGGACGCACGCGAAGAGCGTGATCGGCATCGCGCCGGAGCAGCAGCGGCGCGTGACGCTGAGCGAGTTGCAGCACGCGGTGTTGCGGGCAGTCGTGCAGGGGCAGCGAGACAAGGAGATCGCGTATTTCCTCGGCCTGTCGCCGCATAACGTCGACTATCACCTGCGGCGCTTGCGGCAGTTGTTCAACGTGCGCAACCGCGTGCAGTTGATCAATGTCGCGCAGGGGTATGTGTCCTAGGCGGCGCGTCGGTACAGTGGTGATGCGCCGGGCAGTACAGCGGGCTTGTAGTTAGCCCGGGTAGTTAGCTCAGATAGTCGGCCGCGGTTGCTCAACGGCAGCCGATCGACTCAGGCAGGCAGTTCCGTAGTACGAGTCGCGGCCCGCGTGTTCGCCGGCCGCGACTTTCATTTCTACTTCAATCTCAACCCGCCTGCCCCGCCACGTGATAATCGTCGGCGCCCCAGTACGCGCGCATCCGCACGATCTTGCCGGCCGCGTCGAAGTCCATCACGTCGGTCACGTCGATGTACGCGGCTTGCCCTTCCGGCGTCTTCACATGCACGCGAAAGCTGATCGACGCGCTGTTGCCGTGCGAGCCGCGCGGCGGCGCCATCAGTTCGAGCCGCGCGCCCACCGAGGTCGCGTACGCGTAGAACGCGTCGATCTCGCCGCGGCCTTCCTTTTGCGGTGTTCCCACCGGGTCTTCGATGCTCGCGTTATCGGCGAACAGGGCCGCGACGCGTGCGCCGTCGGCTGCGTTGAAGGCGTCGATATAGTCGGCCAGACGCGCCTTCATGGTTTCGCTGGTGTTCATATGGGCTCCTAGCGCGCGGTATAGCCGCCGTCGATCACCAGTTCCGTGCCCGTCACATAGCGGCCGGCCGGCGACACCAGATAGAGGATGCCCGCCGCGATGTCCTGCGGATCGCCGATCTGCGCGAGCGGCACGAGCGTTTTCATGTGCGCGAAAATCTGCTCCGGGTCGCCGAGCTTGGCGAACGCTTCCTCGAGCAGCGGCGTACGGATGAAGCCCGGGTGCACCGAATTCGCGCGGATGTTCTGCGCCGCGTACAGCATCGCCTCGGTCTTCGCCATCAGCCGCACCGCGCCTTTCGACGCGTGATACGCGGGCACGTCCGGGCCGCCCACCAGCCCGTACATCGACGACAGGTTCACGATCGAACCGCCGCCCGCCGCCAGCATGTGCGGGATCGCGTACTTCGTGCAGAGGAACACGCCATTCACGTTCACGTCGATCACTTTCTGCCACTGCTGCAGCGTCATTTCGTGAGTCGGCAGGTTCACGCCTTCGATGCCCGCGTTGTTCACCAGCGCGTCGAGCCGGCCGAAGCGCGCGGCGATTTCGCCGAACACGCGCTGCACGTTGTCTTCCTGCGTGACGTCCATCTTCCAGAACGCCGCCTTGCCGCCCGCGCCGTTGATCTCGGCGACCAGTTCCTCGCCCGCGTCGCTCAACACGTCGAGCACCGCGATCGCCGAGCCGGCGGCGGCCAGCGTGCGCGCGGTCTGTGCGCCGATGCCGCGCGCGCCGCCGGTGATCGCGCTCACCTTGCCGGTCATGTCGAATAGTTGCTGGGGAAATGCCATATCGTCTCCTTCGTGTTTTGATTGACTGATCGGGCCGCGCACGCGCCGCCGCAGCCCGCAGGATGCCTTAAACGGCGTGCCGCTCCGCGAGAAATTCCAGACATTCGCGATTGAAATAACCGCGATGCTCGACCATCACCCAATGGCCGCAGCGGTTCATCAGCACGAAGCGCGCGTCGGCGCAGTGCTCGAGAAAACGCATCGCGCCGCTGGCGGGGTTGAAGCGGTCGTCGCTCCCCCAGAAACCCAGCACCGGGCATTTCAGTTCGGCGAGGCGGCCGGTGAGGTTCGGCACGCGCATCGTCGACAGCACTTCGGGCGGCTGCTGCTCGCACACGCGCAAGCGTTCGTCGACCAGCGCGTCGGTCACGAGGCTGCGGTCGTACACCAGCATTTCGAGCAGTTGCCGCATGGTCAGACGGTTCATCTGCTGGTTCGTGAAGAGCGACACCATCTTCTGGATGCCGTCCATCCTGAAGTACGTCTCGCGCTCCTCGACGCCGCCCGGCGCCATCATGATCAGGCTGTCGACGTCCTCCGGATAGTCGAGTGCGTATTGCAGCGCGATCGCGCCGCCGAGCGAATTGCCGAGCAAGGTCGCGCGGCCGATGCCGTTCGCCACCAGTTGCGCGCGCAACGCATCGACGAAGAAGTCGAGCGTGTAATGCGCGTCGGCCGGTTTCGACGACGCGCCGTAGCCCGGCAGATCGACCACCACGGCCCGGTAACCGGCCTCGGCGAACTGCGGATAGTTGTGTTTGAAGTTGCTGAAGCCGCTGGCGCCGGGGCCGCTGCCGTGAATGAACACGACGGGCGCGCCGCTGCCGGCTTCGAAGTGATGGAGCGTGAGGCCGCCGGGCACCTCGGTGAACGTGCCGACCGGCGCCTGCGAAGGCGGGCGGTGCGGGGTTTTCGGCGCGGCTTGCTGAAAGCCGGTGGACGTGACGGTCATGCGCGCTTGTCTCCTGTGTCGAACGGAACGGCGCTCGCGCGCCCGCTCCGGTCCCACGAATAGTTGGCGATCCGCGCCGCGCTCTGTGGCGCGGCAGCCGGCGCGAGGCTCGCCGGCTGCACCATCATCGGGGCGACGGCGTGCGCCGGCATCGTCTTTTCAGACTACGAGGCGCGGCCGCATTTCTCCTACCATCGGGCCCACATGAACTGAGGGATGGAGATGACGGCAATGACGGGATTCGATTTCAGCGGCAAGGTCGTGCTGGTGACGGGCGGCACCAAGGGCATCGGTGCGCGTATCGCGCAGGCGTTCATCGCGGCGGGCGCGACGGTGTACGTGTGCGGACGCACGGCGCCCAGCGCGGATGGGAGCGAACCGCCACAACAAGCACAACAAGCACAACAGAAGCAGGAGCCGCTTCGCGCGGCGGCGTCGAGCCCTTCCTTTGGCGCACCGCGCTTCATCGCCGCCGACGTGCGCGACATCGACGCGATCGACGCGCTGCTCGCCCGCATCGAACACGAAACCGGCCGGCTCGACGTGGTCATCAACAACGCGGGCGGCGCGCCGTTCGCGCTCGCCGCCGAGGCGTCGCCGCGCTTCACAGAGGCGGTGATCCGCCTCAATCTGCTCGCGCCGCTGCAACTCGCGCAGCGCGCGAACGCGCGGATGCAGCAGCAAAGCGACGGCGGCGTGCTGTTGTTCATCGGCAGCGTGAGCGGTTTGCGCGCGTCGCCGGGCACCGCGGCTTATGGCGCGGCGAAGGCGGGCCTGCTCAACGCCGTGCGCTCGCTCGCGGTCGAATGGGCGCCGAAGGTGCGCGTGTGCGCGGTGAGTCCGAGTCTCGTCGACACCGAGTCGGCCACGCAGGGCCACACGGGGTCGGGGTCGGCGTCGGCACGATCGCAGGAAGCGGCGCAAGCGCACGGATCGCAAACCACGCACGATCAGCACGAACCGCAGGTCCCACTCGACCCGCTCGCCGCCATTGCCGCGACGATTCCCGCCGGCCGCCTCGCGCAACCCGACGACATCGCATCCGCCTGTCTGTTCCTCGCATCGCCGCTTGCCGCCTACGCATCGGGCAGCAACCTGGTGCTCGAAGGCGGCGGCGAGGTGCCCGCCTTTCTCGCCGCGACAGGTCAACTGAACAACGCGAAACCACCGGCCCGCACTTAACGCTGCCCCCACGCACGACCCCGACTGCGGACTCCCCCGCAGTCCCTCCCCCAGGACAAGCGACTAGTCCGTTTTGACGATTCCCGCCCCGCACACGGCCCCTAACCTCTGATCACAACAAATTTCAGACGTGACCACAGAGGAGACAGGATGCAGATCAACGAAACACAGGAGCGCGCACCCACCCTGCGCGCGGTGTGCGCGGCGTGCAAGCTGACCATGCTGGCGGCAACGGCGCTGAGCGTGGCGCCGGCTTACGCGGGCGATACGCTGAATCTCGGCGCGGACACCACGCTCGATTACACCTTCACGGTGGGCTACGGTCTCGGCATGCGTACGCGCGCGCCGAGCGGCGACCTCCTGACGCCCGCGAACATCAACGGCGACGACGGCGACCGCAACTTCGCGAAGAACAAGCTGATCGAAAACCAGGTGAGCCTGCTCGGCGAAGTGAACCTCAAGCACGACGACTGGGGTGTGTTCGTGCGCGCCAACACCTTCTACGATCAGGCGTATCAACACTCGAACTACAACGACGCACCGGGCACGGTGAACCACAGCGGCGTCTACAACAACTTCAGCGAACAGGCGAATTACTGGGCCGGCGGGCGCACGCAACTGCTCGCGGCCTATGTGTACAACACTTTCAAGCTGGGCGGCACGAGCCTGAACGTGAAGGTCGGCGACCAGGTGCTCGCGTGGGGCGAAAGCGTGTTCTTCCCGAACATCGCCGGTGCGCAAGGCCCCGCGGATGCAACCAAATCGTTCGTCGCGGGTGCCGAAGTGAAGGACGTGCTGCTGCCCGTCCCGCAGATTTCGACGCAGTGGCAGATCACGCCGAACTTCAGCCTGCTCAGCTACTACCAGTTCGCGTTCGAGCCGAACCAGCTGAGCGCGCCAGGCAGCTACATGAGCTATACCGACGTGGTCGGTCCCGGCGCGCAATACATCATCGGACCCGGCGGCGTGCAGATTCCGCGCGCGCCCGACAGCCGTCCCGGCAACAGCGGCCAATGGGGCGTCGGCGCCCGCTGGCGCGTGCTCGGCGACACCGAGATCGGCGCGTACTACCTGCACTACAACGACATGAATCCGAATGTCGTGACGACCTACTTCCCCACGCTGTCGTATCAGGAAAAGTTCTTCGACAACATCAAGCTCAGCGGCCTGAGCTTCTCCACCGAACTGAACGGCGTGAACATCGCCGGCGAAACGTCGTACCGCCAGGGCGCGGCCGTACTCGTGAACACGCCGGCCGGCGCACAGGCGACGCGCGGCGACGTCTGGCAATCGAACCTCTCGGCGATCTATTCGATCGGGCCGACGTTCCTCGCCGCATCGCAGTCGCTGGTGGGTGAAGTCTCGTACGTACACGCCGGCAACATCACGCCGATGATGGGTTCGACAACGCTCACCAACTCGCGCAATGCCGCCGCCTTCGAAGTGGCGTGGACGCTCAGCTACAAGAACGTCTTCAACGGCTGGGATCTCGATGTGCCGATCACCTATTCCGACGACTTCACCGGCAAGTCGCCGCTCGCGGGCGCGCTCGGTTCGCTGACCGGCGTCGGCGATCACCGCGCGACCATCGGCGTGACCTTCACGCGCCTGAGCAACCTGCAACT is a window of Paraburkholderia sp. D15 DNA encoding:
- a CDS encoding SDR family oxidoreductase, yielding MTGFDFSGKVVLVTGGTKGIGARIAQAFIAAGATVYVCGRTAPSADGSEPPQQAQQAQQKQEPLRAAASSPSFGAPRFIAADVRDIDAIDALLARIEHETGRLDVVINNAGGAPFALAAEASPRFTEAVIRLNLLAPLQLAQRANARMQQQSDGGVLLFIGSVSGLRASPGTAAYGAAKAGLLNAVRSLAVEWAPKVRVCAVSPSLVDTESATQGHTGSGSASARSQEAAQAHGSQTTHDQHEPQVPLDPLAAIAATIPAGRLAQPDDIASACLFLASPLAAYASGSNLVLEGGGEVPAFLAATGQLNNAKPPART
- a CDS encoding DUF1302 family protein, which codes for MQINETQERAPTLRAVCAACKLTMLAATALSVAPAYAGDTLNLGADTTLDYTFTVGYGLGMRTRAPSGDLLTPANINGDDGDRNFAKNKLIENQVSLLGEVNLKHDDWGVFVRANTFYDQAYQHSNYNDAPGTVNHSGVYNNFSEQANYWAGGRTQLLAAYVYNTFKLGGTSLNVKVGDQVLAWGESVFFPNIAGAQGPADATKSFVAGAEVKDVLLPVPQISTQWQITPNFSLLSYYQFAFEPNQLSAPGSYMSYTDVVGPGAQYIIGPGGVQIPRAPDSRPGNSGQWGVGARWRVLGDTEIGAYYLHYNDMNPNVVTTYFPTLSYQEKFFDNIKLSGLSFSTELNGVNIAGETSYRQGAAVLVNTPAGAQATRGDVWQSNLSAIYSIGPTFLAASQSLVGEVSYVHAGNITPMMGSTTLTNSRNAAAFEVAWTLSYKNVFNGWDLDVPITYSDDFTGKSPLAGALGSLTGVGDHRATIGVTFTRLSNLQLALVYAKFLGSPDPVNRPLADRDYVLATAKYSF
- a CDS encoding AraC family transcriptional regulator; protein product: MARIPKLTTTLAYDRYMAGQKLVSSVDRPWRHLVLRSYLEPNEQELLEAPGLQDLTLMTLASGAEHLERNLNGRWESADLRVGDVWFVPPTPISWRWRSIGGEPLSTVHLHIERALIDSVAQQMELGGSRELSLGDAMQFHDPFVAATLAALHRAAADPADSRLYVDALMHALAAHLLQHYSRERRAGAALPAPPERLVPRRIRRVTDYIRTHLAADLAIDELAAQAGLSSFHFARVFRRETGETPHQFVTRLRLDEAARLLRATDHTVLQIALAVGFENASHFSVQFKRGYGVTPLAYRLRG
- a CDS encoding LuxR family transcriptional regulator, whose translation is MEHECDTLPHWLTGSPSGEAGHPQAAYNAVVTAQPAYPAGARQPGKSAHAADASRASSRTSASAAPTGFLTLFTEEEIGTPSPAARRAAPVISPLVRFGSAQDRIEFVRQRIRQLGFDSFSYTATRTSAHHKTMFVLTSYESQSWLTRYFRERYFELDPRVALASPTGLPFIWNTADMRADLPRAQMRSERLGGLIDMLEATGRKSGILTQMPLPEPEFTASLCFNSEIGNPRWMTESIVAETLMFAHTIHEFIWTHAKSVIGIAPEQQRRVTLSELQHAVLRAVVQGQRDKEIAYFLGLSPHNVDYHLRRLRQLFNVRNRVQLINVAQGYVS
- a CDS encoding nuclear transport factor 2 family protein — encoded protein: MNTSETMKARLADYIDAFNAADGARVAALFADNASIEDPVGTPQKEGRGEIDAFYAYATSVGARLELMAPPRGSHGNSASISFRVHVKTPEGQAAYIDVTDVMDFDAAGKIVRMRAYWGADDYHVAGQAG
- a CDS encoding alpha/beta fold hydrolase gives rise to the protein MTVTSTGFQQAAPKTPHRPPSQAPVGTFTEVPGGLTLHHFEAGSGAPVVFIHGSGPGASGFSNFKHNYPQFAEAGYRAVVVDLPGYGASSKPADAHYTLDFFVDALRAQLVANGIGRATLLGNSLGGAIALQYALDYPEDVDSLIMMAPGGVEERETYFRMDGIQKMVSLFTNQQMNRLTMRQLLEMLVYDRSLVTDALVDERLRVCEQQPPEVLSTMRVPNLTGRLAELKCPVLGFWGSDDRFNPASGAMRFLEHCADARFVLMNRCGHWVMVEHRGYFNRECLEFLAERHAV
- a CDS encoding glucose 1-dehydrogenase, whose translation is MAFPQQLFDMTGKVSAITGGARGIGAQTARTLAAAGSAIAVLDVLSDAGEELVAEINGAGGKAAFWKMDVTQEDNVQRVFGEIAARFGRLDALVNNAGIEGVNLPTHEMTLQQWQKVIDVNVNGVFLCTKYAIPHMLAAGGGSIVNLSSMYGLVGGPDVPAYHASKGAVRLMAKTEAMLYAAQNIRANSVHPGFIRTPLLEEAFAKLGDPEQIFAHMKTLVPLAQIGDPQDIAAGILYLVSPAGRYVTGTELVIDGGYTAR